From Epinephelus lanceolatus isolate andai-2023 chromosome 2, ASM4190304v1, whole genome shotgun sequence, one genomic window encodes:
- the LOC117250307 gene encoding ceroid-lipofuscinosis neuronal protein 6: protein MQTVRKRRGNDSQTTQTSTPGGVKEIVAQQKRQHFHSDLWFCLTLQNWILDFGRPIVMIILPLEWFPLNKPSAGDYFHMAYNVITPFLMLKLIERSPRALPRSAVYLCIITFVMGASIHLVGDSINHRLILSGYQLHLSVRENPIIKDLKPASLIDSFELLYYYDEQLGHLMWYIPFFIVLFIFFTGCFTKAKEQKKIPVSGWLLLGPSALYYWYLVTEGQITELFLLTFLAMVVMVLHQQRKGLSPDSNGLFLFCSFSVTVLLVALWVAYLWNDPVLRNKYPGLIYVPEPWSYYTLHIKSNH from the exons ATGCAGACTGTACGAAAACGTCGAGGAAACGattcacaaacaacacaaactag CACTCCTGGCGGTGTGAAGGAAATCGTGGCACAGCAGAAAAGGCAGCACTTCCACTCCGACCTGTGGTTCTGCCTGACTCTGCAGAACTGGATACTGGACTTTGGAAGGCCTATTGTAATG ATTATCCTTCCTCTGGAGTGGTTTCCCCTCAACAAGCCCAGTGCTGGAGACTATTTCCACATGGCATACAATGTCATCACACCATTCCTAATGCTCAAG CTGATCGAGCGCAGTCCACGAGCATTGCCTCGCTCAGCGGTCTACCTCTGCATTATCACTTTTGTCATGGGAGCCAGCATCCACCTGGTGGGAGACTCCATCAACCACCGGCTCATCCTGAGTGGCTACCAGCTCCACCTGTCAGTCAGAGAGAACCCCATCATCAAAGACCTCAAACCTGCCTCTCTG ATCGACTCCTTCGAGCTGCTCTATTATTATGACGAACAGCTGGGACACTTAATGTG GTACATTCCTTTCTTCATCGTCCTGTTCATCTTTTTCACTGGCTGCTTCACCAAGGccaaagaacagaagaagattCCCGTCTCTGGTTGGCTGTTGCTGGGACCCAGCGCCCTCTACTATTG GTACTTGGTCACTGAGGGACAAATCACTGAGCTTTTCCTCCTCACCTTCCTTGCCATGGTTGTCATGGTGTTACACCAACAGCGCAAAGGCCTCAGCCCAGACAGCAACGGCCTGTTCCTGTTctgtagtttcagtgtgactGTGCTCCTGGTGGCACTGTGGGTGGCCTATCTGTGGAACGACCCGGTGCTACGCAACAAGTACCCCGGACTCATTTATGTGCCCGAACCTTGGTCCTACTATACCTTACACATCAAGAGCAACCACTGA